One genomic region from Streptomyces sp. NBC_00457 encodes:
- a CDS encoding ScbA/BarX family gamma-butyrolactone biosynthesis protein: MSASTFHRNRAIRGAAHTENDTTATGAGALPYRSLTTTVPKEFVHRASVAEVMLTDWARAGEDRFRLAAQWPRGHSFFVNVDGCHDPLIAAETIRQAGILLAHTEYGVPLGHHFLVSDLSVAVRPRHLRVAAAPASLELDVRCRDIKQRGGTVQGFRIEVDIYRDGHLAATGGGAHTCITPRVYQRLRAARVPDGTRPPVMALTAPVPPQTVGRMSPTDVVLSPTGTPNRWQLRVDTRHPVLFDHMVDHVPGMMLFEAARQAAAATLGHASLPLAVTSEFHRYVELDTPCVIEARRLPAAGPGREESVLVTAHQDEAAVFRSTVTMAPLPA, encoded by the coding sequence ATGTCTGCGAGCACGTTCCACAGGAACCGCGCGATACGCGGCGCGGCACACACCGAGAACGACACCACTGCCACCGGGGCCGGCGCCCTCCCCTACCGGTCCCTGACCACCACGGTCCCCAAGGAATTCGTCCACCGCGCGAGCGTCGCCGAGGTCATGCTGACGGACTGGGCGCGCGCAGGCGAGGACCGCTTCCGCCTCGCGGCCCAGTGGCCCCGCGGACACAGCTTCTTCGTCAACGTGGACGGCTGCCACGACCCGCTGATCGCTGCCGAAACGATCCGCCAGGCCGGCATTCTCCTGGCGCACACCGAGTACGGGGTCCCCCTCGGCCACCACTTCCTGGTGAGCGATCTCAGCGTGGCCGTCCGCCCCCGGCACCTGCGCGTCGCCGCGGCACCCGCCTCGCTCGAACTCGACGTCAGGTGCCGCGACATCAAACAGCGCGGCGGCACGGTGCAGGGATTCAGGATCGAGGTGGACATCTACCGCGACGGCCACCTCGCCGCCACCGGCGGCGGCGCGCACACCTGCATCACCCCCCGGGTCTACCAGCGGCTGCGCGCCGCCCGCGTCCCCGACGGCACCCGGCCCCCGGTGATGGCGCTGACGGCCCCGGTGCCCCCGCAGACCGTCGGGCGCATGTCGCCGACCGACGTGGTCCTGTCCCCCACCGGCACGCCGAACCGCTGGCAGCTGCGGGTGGACACCCGCCACCCGGTGCTCTTCGACCACATGGTCGACCACGTGCCCGGCATGATGCTCTTCGAAGCCGCCCGCCAGGCCGCGGCCGCCACCCTGGGACATGCCTCCCTGCCACTCGCCGTCACCAGTGAATTCCACCGGTACGTCGAACTGGACACACCGTGCGTGATCGAAGCGCGCCGCCTGCCCGCGGCCGGCCCGGGCCGCGAGGAGTCCGTGCTCGTGACCGCCCACCAGGACGAGGCGGCCGTCTTCCGGTCCACGGTGACCATGGCGCCGCTGCCCGCCTAA
- a CDS encoding AfsR/SARP family transcriptional regulator: MKIQVLGPLSAEVNGGSIVPTAGKPRQILSLLALYPGRVMPVPMLMEEIWGTEPPQSALTTLQTYILQLRRRLGTAMGPDAPGTAKEVLATRHGGYLLQIPPESVDVHEYERMVTEGRSAFETGDDATSAARFRKALELWRGPALVDVRVGPILAIEVMRLEESRLGTVERRIDADLRLGRHAELIAELAELTARYPQHEGLHSQAMVAMYRSGRQASALAVYRQLRNRLIDELGVEPSPQVQRLHQAMLAVDPRLDVVAGERRSSTFDLYAA; encoded by the coding sequence GTGAAGATTCAGGTTCTGGGTCCGTTGAGTGCCGAGGTCAATGGGGGATCGATTGTCCCGACGGCCGGAAAGCCGCGGCAGATTCTTTCCCTGCTGGCCCTCTACCCCGGACGGGTGATGCCCGTTCCCATGCTCATGGAGGAAATCTGGGGAACCGAGCCGCCGCAGAGCGCGCTCACCACGCTGCAGACCTACATCCTCCAGCTGCGCCGGCGCCTGGGCACCGCGATGGGGCCCGACGCCCCCGGCACGGCCAAGGAAGTGCTCGCCACCCGCCACGGCGGCTATCTGCTGCAGATACCGCCCGAGAGCGTCGACGTGCACGAGTACGAACGCATGGTCACCGAAGGCAGGTCAGCCTTCGAGACCGGGGACGACGCGACCTCGGCTGCCCGTTTCCGTAAGGCGCTGGAGCTGTGGCGCGGGCCCGCGCTGGTCGACGTACGGGTCGGACCGATCCTCGCCATCGAGGTCATGCGCCTGGAGGAGAGCCGGCTCGGCACCGTCGAGCGGCGCATCGACGCCGACCTGCGGCTCGGCCGGCACGCCGAACTCATCGCGGAACTCGCCGAGCTGACGGCGCGCTACCCGCAGCACGAAGGGCTGCACTCGCAGGCCATGGTGGCCATGTACCGGTCGGGGCGGCAGGCCTCGGCCCTCGCCGTCTACCGGCAACTGCGCAACCGGCTGATCGACGAGCTGGGTGTCGAGCCCTCGCCGCAGGTGCAGCGCCTGCACCAGGCCATGCTGGCCGTCGACCCGCGACTGGATGTCGTCGCCGGAGAGCGGCGCAGCTCGACCTTCGACCTGTATGCCGCCTGA
- a CDS encoding ScbR family autoregulator-binding transcription factor produces MVKQERAARTRHALIQAAAAVFAEEGFVAASLSAISSRAGVSNGALHFHFASKNRLAEAVRAEAAEAVGRITEAARARHGDSLQTVVDATHALMDSLARDIVVRAGFELAGDVARRGGPSLRRQWQRWVEDSLGRAERSGALAPAVSAADGARVIVAATAGFEILGGEDASWLSRRSVTRLWEVLLPLLAGRQARDQLVCAGSNLLNAVPAQEQSAQVNPQNLHTKRFV; encoded by the coding sequence ATGGTCAAACAGGAGCGAGCGGCCCGCACCCGGCACGCGCTGATCCAGGCCGCGGCCGCGGTGTTCGCCGAGGAGGGCTTTGTCGCCGCGTCGCTGAGCGCCATCAGCAGCCGGGCCGGTGTCAGCAACGGAGCGCTGCACTTCCACTTCGCCAGCAAGAACCGGCTCGCCGAAGCGGTCCGGGCCGAGGCCGCCGAGGCCGTCGGGCGGATCACCGAGGCGGCGCGGGCCCGCCACGGCGACTCCCTGCAGACGGTGGTGGACGCCACGCACGCTCTGATGGACAGCCTCGCCCGCGACATCGTGGTCCGCGCCGGCTTCGAACTCGCCGGCGACGTCGCGCGCCGGGGCGGGCCCTCCCTGCGCAGGCAGTGGCAGCGCTGGGTCGAGGACAGCCTTGGGCGGGCCGAGCGCAGCGGCGCTCTGGCGCCCGCCGTGTCCGCCGCGGACGGGGCCCGCGTCATCGTCGCCGCGACCGCGGGCTTCGAGATCCTCGGCGGCGAGGACGCCTCCTGGCTCTCCCGCCGCAGCGTCACCCGCTTGTGGGAGGTTCTCCTGCCGCTGCTCGCCGGCCGGCAGGCCAGGGACCAGCTGGTGTGCGCGGGCTCGAACCTGCTGAACGCCGTCCCCGCGCAGGAGCAGTCCGCGCAGGTGAACCCCCAAAATTTGCATACCAAGAGGTTTGTTTAA
- a CDS encoding AfsR/SARP family transcriptional regulator: protein MDIKVLGALAVTENGVSITPTAPKPRQVLALLALHADRVVPVAALIEELWGVTPPRSARTTLQTYVLQLRELIAVALDQDERGGAHGPGAPRTAKEVLVTMPGGYLLASGGGPSDVRLFERLAGTGYRAMDAGDFPGAARQLREALALWSGTAFADVQVGEQLETEIKRLEESRLCALDQRIEADLRLGRHRELLAELTVLVNRYRTHESLHGQFMLALYRSGRRGEALEAYQRLRVTLVRDLGLEPSAALQRLQRSVLTASPEPAAAGAAKERLVATS from the coding sequence GTGGACATCAAGGTACTCGGGGCACTGGCCGTCACGGAGAACGGCGTCTCCATAACGCCGACGGCTCCCAAGCCGCGCCAGGTTCTGGCCCTGCTGGCGCTGCACGCCGACCGGGTGGTGCCCGTGGCCGCCCTGATCGAGGAGCTCTGGGGCGTCACCCCGCCGCGCAGCGCCCGCACCACCTTGCAGACGTACGTCCTGCAGCTGCGCGAACTCATCGCCGTGGCCCTGGACCAGGACGAGCGCGGCGGTGCGCACGGACCCGGCGCACCGCGCACCGCCAAGGAGGTGCTGGTGACGATGCCCGGCGGCTATCTGCTGGCCAGCGGCGGCGGCCCCAGCGATGTCCGCCTGTTCGAGCGGCTCGCGGGCACGGGATACCGGGCCATGGACGCGGGTGACTTCCCCGGCGCCGCGCGCCAGCTGCGCGAAGCGCTCGCGCTGTGGTCCGGCACCGCCTTCGCGGACGTCCAGGTCGGGGAGCAGCTGGAGACGGAGATCAAGCGCCTCGAGGAGAGCCGGCTGTGCGCTCTCGACCAGCGCATCGAGGCCGACCTGCGGCTGGGGCGCCACCGTGAACTGCTGGCCGAGCTGACGGTCTTGGTGAACCGTTACCGCACCCACGAGAGCCTGCACGGCCAGTTCATGCTCGCGCTGTACCGCTCGGGGCGGCGCGGAGAGGCCCTGGAGGCCTATCAGCGGCTGCGGGTCACGCTCGTCCGCGACCTCGGCCTGGAGCCGTCCGCGGCGCTGCAGCGCCTGCAGCGGTCCGTCCTCACCGCCAGCCCCGAGCCGGCGGCAGCCGGCGCGGCCAAGGAGCGGCTCGTCGCGACGAGTTGA
- a CDS encoding FAD-dependent monooxygenase produces MVRGMRAQVVIVGGGPVGMVLACELAGYGVRTVVVESQRGVSRWPKATTLHARTVQCLVRRGYLAGLVSADQGGGADQGGGSARVSSAFHFAGIAGLAISAPAAEPEPILKCAQEELERHFEQRARAAGARILRGYRVTGVRQGPGGVRVTAAGPRGRVICTGGYLVGADGARSLVREQAGFASRTYPATVSAMAGDVRVQGAGVLGAGWHRTPRGWIVAKDVASGVVRLRTLNCEGADLERRVPLTVEELRREVGWIAGRDIAMGEARWLSRFSDFSRLAASYRRGRVLLAGDAAHVHFPIGGQGLSTGLLDAVNLGWKLALTVRGSAGAGLLDTYDAERRPAARRVIDSARAQLALMRPGPELDPLRELFGELLAGQGESGVLASMVSAQDTVLPGRGAQGPPWEGRFLHNVGLVTRQGPADVIGLLGGGRPLLLLFGERGAGRYAEQARGWASLLRVVHCEPVPQLSCDALLVRPDGYIAWASGAGGPAAALTAYFGAGAGAGGVLAGAVS; encoded by the coding sequence ATGGTGCGGGGGATGCGGGCGCAGGTGGTGATCGTCGGCGGGGGGCCGGTGGGCATGGTCCTTGCGTGTGAGCTGGCGGGGTACGGGGTGCGGACGGTGGTGGTGGAGTCGCAGCGCGGGGTGTCGCGGTGGCCGAAGGCGACGACGTTGCATGCCCGTACGGTGCAGTGTCTGGTGCGGCGGGGTTATCTCGCCGGGCTGGTGAGCGCGGACCAGGGCGGCGGCGCGGACCAGGGCGGCGGTTCGGCGCGGGTGAGCAGTGCGTTTCATTTCGCGGGGATTGCGGGGCTGGCCATTTCGGCGCCGGCCGCGGAGCCGGAGCCGATCTTGAAGTGTGCGCAGGAGGAGCTGGAGCGCCATTTCGAGCAGCGGGCGCGGGCCGCCGGTGCGCGGATCCTGCGCGGGTACCGGGTGACGGGGGTGCGGCAGGGGCCGGGTGGGGTGCGGGTCACGGCCGCGGGGCCGCGCGGGCGGGTGATCTGCACGGGCGGGTATCTGGTGGGGGCGGACGGGGCGCGCAGTCTGGTGCGGGAGCAGGCGGGTTTCGCCTCCCGGACGTACCCGGCCACCGTGTCGGCGATGGCGGGCGATGTCCGTGTTCAGGGGGCGGGGGTTCTGGGGGCGGGGTGGCATCGCACGCCGCGCGGCTGGATCGTCGCCAAGGACGTGGCGTCGGGTGTGGTGCGTCTGCGGACGCTGAACTGTGAGGGCGCGGACCTTGAGCGGCGTGTGCCGCTCACTGTGGAGGAGCTGCGCCGGGAGGTGGGCTGGATCGCGGGCCGGGACATCGCGATGGGGGAGGCGAGGTGGCTGAGCCGGTTCAGTGACTTCTCCCGGCTGGCGGCGTCGTATCGCAGGGGGCGGGTCCTGCTGGCGGGGGATGCGGCGCATGTGCACTTCCCGATCGGCGGGCAGGGGCTGAGCACCGGTCTGCTGGACGCGGTCAATCTCGGCTGGAAGCTCGCGCTCACGGTGCGCGGCAGTGCGGGCGCAGGGCTGCTGGACACCTATGACGCCGAGCGCCGGCCCGCTGCCCGGCGGGTCATCGACTCCGCGCGGGCCCAGCTCGCCCTGATGCGGCCGGGGCCCGAACTGGATCCGCTGCGGGAGCTGTTCGGGGAGCTGCTGGCCGGCCAGGGGGAGAGCGGTGTGCTGGCGTCGATGGTCAGTGCGCAGGACACGGTGCTGCCGGGGCGCGGCGCGCAGGGCCCGCCGTGGGAGGGAAGGTTTCTGCACAATGTGGGGCTGGTGACCCGTCAGGGTCCGGCCGATGTCATCGGTCTGCTGGGCGGGGGGCGGCCGCTGCTGCTGCTCTTCGGTGAGCGGGGCGCCGGCCGGTATGCGGAGCAGGCCCGGGGGTGGGCCTCCCTGCTGCGGGTGGTGCATTGCGAGCCGGTGCCCCAGCTGTCGTGTGATGCGCTGCTGGTGCGGCCCGACGGCTATATCGCCTGGGCGTCGGGGGCGGGCGGGCCGGCCGCCGCCCTGACGGCGTACTTCGGTGCGGGGGCGGGGGCCGGGGGTGTGCTCGCCGGGGCGGTCAGCTGA
- a CDS encoding thioesterase II family protein → MSDEQPVRLHCFAHSAGGVSVFDGWAESTGPGVEVRAVSLPGEQRRRSEPRVTTHEALLADLLPPFTGPRCGPYVLYGHGLGALVALTVTRALHEAGVPGPALLAVSACPPPHTPSALPDVRGATDADVLHLLGGQGAVPPGSDEGIVLRAMLPVLRADLELAKALEEAARTPSSTGPLTTPVLVVSSQANPLAPPTITDGWWQWTQGPVRSRTVPGRHFFVRGGRELPRLLGRACRVAGRLARQRVPVG, encoded by the coding sequence ATGTCGGACGAACAGCCCGTGCGACTGCACTGTTTCGCACACTCCGCAGGGGGTGTCTCCGTCTTCGACGGCTGGGCCGAGAGCACCGGACCCGGGGTGGAGGTGAGGGCGGTCTCCCTGCCGGGGGAGCAACGGCGGCGATCCGAACCCCGGGTGACCACGCATGAGGCGCTGCTCGCCGATCTGCTGCCCCCGTTCACCGGCCCGCGCTGCGGCCCGTACGTGCTGTACGGGCACGGTCTGGGCGCCCTGGTTGCCCTCACCGTGACGCGCGCCCTGCACGAGGCGGGGGTGCCCGGCCCCGCGCTCCTTGCCGTCAGTGCCTGCCCGCCGCCCCACACGCCCTCCGCGCTGCCGGATGTCCGCGGGGCGACGGACGCCGACGTGCTGCACCTGTTGGGCGGCCAGGGCGCCGTGCCGCCCGGCAGCGACGAAGGGATCGTGCTGCGGGCCATGCTGCCGGTGCTCCGCGCCGACCTGGAGCTCGCCAAGGCCCTGGAAGAGGCGGCCCGCACACCCTCTTCCACGGGCCCGCTCACCACACCGGTCCTCGTCGTCTCCTCGCAGGCGAACCCGCTCGCGCCGCCCACGATCACCGACGGCTGGTGGCAGTGGACCCAGGGGCCCGTCCGCTCGCGCACCGTCCCCGGGCGTCACTTCTTCGTACGCGGCGGCCGTGAACTGCCGCGGCTGCTGGGCCGGGCCTGCCGCGTCGCCGGCCGCCTCGCCCGCCAGCGCGTGCCCGTCGGCTGA
- a CDS encoding NAD(P)H-binding protein has protein sequence MILVTGGTGTVGRQVVGRLPADLPVRIMARDPARVTGAAATAETVAGDYGDPRSLARALAGVRAAFLVTTRVGGDDDARFLRAAEMAGVQRVVKLSAAAVLDGQAGDLITRWQRAGEERLCASGLEWTLLRPRAFMSNCLSWAASVRAEGTVRALYGQSAHACVDPADVAEVAVRALVEEGHAQRAYTLTGPQALTAAEQARQLGELLGVALRFEELSPGQARAALAGRYPAPVVEALLQSAGRLRAGAKAGVQDTVRRVTGREAGTFRAWAQAHLAAFGPLPA, from the coding sequence GTGATCCTGGTGACGGGCGGCACGGGGACGGTGGGGCGTCAAGTGGTGGGGCGGCTTCCGGCCGACCTGCCGGTGCGCATCATGGCCAGGGATCCCGCCAGGGTCACGGGGGCGGCGGCGACGGCGGAGACGGTCGCCGGGGACTACGGGGATCCGCGCTCGCTCGCCCGGGCTCTTGCGGGTGTACGGGCGGCGTTTCTTGTCACCACCCGCGTGGGCGGCGATGACGACGCCCGTTTCCTGCGCGCTGCCGAAATGGCCGGAGTGCAGCGGGTGGTGAAGCTCTCCGCGGCGGCCGTCCTGGACGGGCAGGCGGGTGATCTCATCACCCGGTGGCAGCGTGCCGGCGAGGAACGGCTGTGCGCCTCCGGCCTGGAGTGGACCCTGCTGCGTCCGCGCGCGTTCATGTCCAACTGCCTGTCCTGGGCGGCGTCCGTCCGCGCGGAGGGCACCGTCCGGGCGCTGTACGGGCAGTCGGCCCACGCCTGTGTGGATCCCGCGGACGTCGCGGAGGTGGCGGTGCGGGCGCTGGTGGAGGAGGGGCACGCCCAGCGCGCCTACACCCTGACCGGGCCGCAGGCGCTCACCGCGGCCGAGCAGGCGCGGCAGCTGGGCGAGCTGCTCGGTGTCGCGCTGAGGTTCGAGGAGCTCAGCCCCGGCCAGGCACGCGCCGCGCTGGCCGGGCGCTATCCGGCGCCGGTGGTCGAGGCGCTGCTTCAGAGCGCCGGGCGGCTCAGGGCGGGGGCCAAGGCCGGGGTGCAGGACACGGTCCGGCGGGTGACGGGCCGTGAGGCGGGCACCTTCCGTGCCTGGGCCCAGGCACATCTCGCGGCGTTCGGGCCGCTGCCCGCCTGA
- a CDS encoding acyl-CoA carboxylase subunit beta: MAMTTAPAPVGPGPTDLRGRVAELHSIREQALAGPSEKASAAQHARGKLTARERIELLLDEGSFREVEQLRRHRATGFGLELKKPYTDGVVTGWGTVEGRTVFVYAHDFRIFGGALGEAHAEKIHKIMDMALATGAPLVSLNDGAGARIQEGVSALAGYGGIFQRNTRASGVIPQISVMLGPCAGGAAYSPALTDFVFMVRETSQMFITGPDVVKAVTGEEITHNGLGGADVHAETSGVAHFAYDDEETCLAEVRYLLSMLPQNNRQAPPKAPGGDRAERRSDVLLDLVPADGNRPYDMAKVIEEIVDDGEYLEVHERWARNIICALARLDGQVVGIVANQPQSLAGVLDIEASEKAARFVQMCDAFNIPLLTLLDVPGFLPGVGQEHGGIIRHGAKLLYAYCNATVPRISLILRKAYGGAYIVMDSASTGADLTYAWPTNEIAVMGAEGAANVIFRRQIAEAEDPEAMRHKMVKEYKAELMHPYYAAERGLVDDVIDPAATREVLIRSLAMLRSKHADLPSRKHGNPPQ; the protein is encoded by the coding sequence ATGGCGATGACGACTGCCCCGGCCCCCGTCGGACCGGGGCCCACCGATCTGCGCGGGCGCGTGGCGGAACTGCACAGCATCCGTGAGCAGGCGCTGGCCGGGCCGAGCGAGAAGGCGAGCGCGGCGCAGCACGCCCGGGGCAAGCTGACCGCGAGGGAGCGCATCGAGCTGCTGCTGGACGAGGGTTCGTTCCGGGAGGTCGAGCAGCTGCGCCGGCACCGGGCGACCGGCTTCGGGCTGGAGCTGAAAAAGCCGTACACGGACGGTGTGGTCACCGGCTGGGGGACGGTGGAGGGCCGCACGGTCTTCGTCTACGCCCACGACTTCCGCATCTTCGGCGGCGCGCTGGGCGAGGCGCATGCCGAGAAGATCCACAAGATCATGGACATGGCCCTGGCCACCGGGGCGCCGCTGGTGTCGCTGAACGACGGCGCCGGCGCCCGCATCCAGGAGGGCGTCAGCGCGCTTGCCGGCTACGGCGGCATCTTCCAGCGCAACACCCGGGCCTCGGGGGTGATCCCGCAGATCTCGGTGATGCTGGGCCCGTGCGCGGGCGGCGCGGCCTACAGCCCGGCGCTGACCGACTTCGTGTTCATGGTCCGCGAGACCAGCCAGATGTTCATCACCGGCCCGGACGTGGTCAAGGCGGTCACCGGCGAGGAGATCACCCACAACGGCCTGGGCGGCGCGGACGTGCACGCCGAGACTTCCGGCGTGGCCCACTTCGCCTACGACGACGAGGAGACCTGTCTGGCGGAGGTGCGCTACCTGCTGTCGATGCTCCCGCAGAACAACCGTCAGGCCCCGCCGAAGGCGCCCGGCGGCGACCGGGCCGAGCGGCGCTCGGACGTGCTGCTGGACCTGGTGCCCGCCGACGGCAACCGGCCCTACGACATGGCCAAGGTGATCGAGGAGATCGTCGACGACGGTGAGTACCTCGAGGTCCACGAGCGCTGGGCCCGCAACATCATCTGCGCGCTGGCCCGGCTGGACGGCCAGGTCGTCGGCATCGTCGCCAACCAGCCGCAGAGCCTGGCCGGGGTGCTGGACATCGAGGCGTCGGAGAAGGCCGCACGCTTCGTCCAGATGTGCGACGCCTTCAACATCCCGCTCCTCACCCTGCTGGACGTCCCCGGATTTTTGCCCGGCGTCGGCCAGGAGCACGGCGGGATCATCCGGCACGGCGCGAAGCTGCTGTACGCCTACTGCAACGCGACCGTGCCGCGGATCTCGCTGATCCTGCGCAAGGCCTACGGCGGCGCGTACATCGTCATGGACTCGGCGTCCACCGGCGCCGACCTGACCTATGCCTGGCCGACGAACGAGATCGCCGTGATGGGCGCCGAGGGCGCCGCGAACGTCATCTTCCGCCGCCAGATCGCCGAGGCGGAGGACCCCGAGGCCATGCGGCACAAGATGGTCAAGGAGTACAAGGCCGAGCTGATGCACCCCTACTACGCGGCCGAGCGCGGGCTGGTCGACGACGTCATCGACCCGGCCGCCACCCGCGAGGTCCTGATCCGCTCCCTGGCCATGCTCCGCAGCAAGCACGCCGACCTGCCCTCCCGCAAGCACGGCAATCCCCCGCAGTAG
- a CDS encoding acyl-CoA carboxylase epsilon subunit, which yields MDGREVLIRVERGRPDEAELAAVVAVLLALRAGAGQEPGQPPAAAMRWWRTPDAYAAPDGWR from the coding sequence ATGGACGGGAGGGAAGTCCTGATCAGGGTGGAGCGGGGCCGGCCCGACGAGGCGGAACTGGCCGCCGTGGTCGCGGTGCTGCTCGCGCTGCGGGCGGGTGCCGGGCAGGAGCCCGGGCAGCCGCCGGCGGCCGCCATGCGGTGGTGGCGCACGCCGGACGCCTATGCGGCGCCGGACGGCTGGCGCTGA
- a CDS encoding DUF6851 domain-containing protein, translated as MTTSGHTPGLRSPLGRRPLLVGGASAAALSMLAFSRTAGAATGEKTAAIDFDLDKDNYVKWSQPTEAPVGQEGRLALIGPMDVTVFLWTSRVAMLAAFDALAPYHETAVGIYSQIPRRPSSESATNRNLNIATLYVQLGIWKRLLPQFTGGLRELMTGLGLNPDDASENLTTPVGIGNTAARATWEALKNDGMNVLGHEGGRKYHPAPWADYTGYVPVNSPYKLVNPSRWQPQLGPHNGRRVGGGPGDMGIFVAQHFVTPQIALTKPHIFRHPAQFKLAAPRYSDHTNARAYKRAVDEIVEASASLTDERKALAEIMDNKLWGIGHHSLVLARKHDQNNEMGVHGWVQWSLQHILATFDTLIAAWHHKAAFDAVRPISAVRHVYGRSKLTAWGGPGKGTVNDLPAHEWAGYLPTSDHPEYPSGSTSLCAAAAQTARRYFGSDDLDWTIDFPAGTSRVEPTITPAKNVTVHFATFTQFNKACARSRVDGGVHFRETTERSLAFGEQFGDLAHEFIQRHVNGNTKN; from the coding sequence ATGACGACGTCCGGACACACTCCCGGCTTACGTTCCCCGCTGGGCCGCCGGCCGCTGCTGGTCGGCGGTGCTTCGGCGGCTGCGCTGTCCATGCTGGCCTTCTCCCGTACCGCCGGTGCCGCCACCGGCGAGAAGACGGCCGCCATCGACTTCGACCTCGACAAGGACAACTACGTCAAGTGGTCCCAGCCCACCGAAGCGCCGGTCGGCCAGGAGGGCAGGCTGGCGCTCATCGGCCCGATGGACGTGACCGTCTTCCTGTGGACGAGCCGCGTGGCGATGCTGGCGGCCTTCGACGCGCTGGCGCCCTACCACGAGACCGCGGTCGGCATCTACTCCCAGATCCCCCGCCGCCCCTCCAGCGAGTCCGCCACCAACCGCAACCTGAACATCGCCACCCTCTACGTCCAGCTCGGCATCTGGAAGCGCCTGCTGCCGCAGTTCACGGGCGGCCTGCGGGAGCTGATGACCGGGCTCGGCCTGAACCCCGACGACGCGTCGGAGAACCTCACCACCCCGGTCGGTATCGGCAATACGGCGGCCAGGGCCACCTGGGAGGCGCTGAAGAACGACGGCATGAACGTCCTCGGCCACGAGGGCGGCCGCAAATACCACCCCGCGCCGTGGGCGGACTACACCGGCTACGTGCCCGTCAACTCGCCCTACAAGCTGGTCAACCCCTCGCGCTGGCAGCCGCAGCTGGGCCCCCACAACGGCCGCCGCGTCGGCGGCGGCCCAGGCGACATGGGCATCTTCGTCGCCCAGCACTTCGTGACCCCGCAGATCGCGCTGACCAAGCCCCACATCTTCCGCCACCCCGCCCAGTTCAAGCTCGCCGCGCCCCGCTACAGCGACCACACCAACGCCCGCGCCTACAAACGCGCGGTGGACGAGATCGTGGAAGCATCCGCCTCCCTCACCGACGAACGCAAAGCCCTCGCCGAGATCATGGACAACAAACTCTGGGGCATCGGGCACCACTCCCTCGTCCTGGCCCGCAAGCACGACCAGAACAACGAGATGGGCGTGCACGGCTGGGTCCAGTGGTCGCTCCAGCACATCCTGGCGACCTTCGACACACTGATCGCCGCCTGGCACCACAAGGCCGCCTTCGACGCCGTGCGGCCCATCAGCGCGGTCAGGCACGTGTACGGCCGCAGCAAACTGACCGCCTGGGGCGGCCCGGGCAAGGGCACCGTCAACGACCTCCCGGCACACGAATGGGCCGGCTACCTGCCCACCAGCGACCACCCGGAATACCCCTCGGGCAGCACCTCGCTGTGCGCCGCCGCGGCACAAACCGCACGGCGCTACTTCGGCTCCGACGACCTGGACTGGACGATCGACTTCCCCGCCGGCACCTCACGGGTCGAGCCGACCATCACCCCCGCCAAGAACGTCACGGTCCACTTCGCCACCTTCACCCAATTCAACAAGGCATGCGCCAGGAGCCGGGTGGACGGCGGCGTCCACTTCCGGGAGACCACCGAGAGGTCCCTGGCCTTCGGTGAACAGTTCGGCGACCTCGCCCACGAATTCATCCAGCGCCACGTCAACGGCAACACCAAAAACTGA
- a CDS encoding ScbR family autoregulator-binding transcription factor, giving the protein MVKQDRAIRTRQVILSAAAKAFEEHGYQAATISEILATAGVTKGALYFHFPSKEHLAEGVLHEQDQRLPIPDRACKVQQFVDTMVLHAYLLQTDPMVRAGVRLALDQQAQGLDRSGPFRRWSDIGIELLEKAQAQGELMPHVIPAETADVAVGAFAGVQAMSQALHNYQDLPRRVAALLRHLLPSVVVPSVLAAVDLTESRGAAVQAELEALRPRPQPAPVS; this is encoded by the coding sequence GTGGTGAAACAGGACCGGGCGATCCGGACCCGGCAGGTGATCCTCTCGGCGGCGGCCAAGGCCTTCGAGGAACACGGCTACCAGGCCGCGACCATCAGCGAGATCCTCGCCACCGCCGGCGTGACCAAGGGAGCCCTGTACTTCCACTTCCCCTCGAAGGAACACCTCGCCGAGGGCGTCCTGCACGAGCAGGACCAGCGGCTGCCGATCCCCGACCGCGCCTGCAAGGTACAGCAGTTCGTGGACACCATGGTCCTGCACGCCTACCTCCTGCAGACCGACCCCATGGTCCGGGCCGGCGTACGCCTCGCCCTCGACCAGCAGGCCCAGGGCCTGGACCGCAGCGGGCCCTTCAGGCGCTGGAGCGACATCGGGATCGAACTGCTGGAAAAGGCCCAGGCCCAGGGCGAACTGATGCCCCACGTCATCCCGGCCGAGACCGCCGACGTCGCGGTGGGCGCCTTCGCCGGCGTCCAGGCCATGTCCCAGGCCCTGCACAACTACCAGGACCTGCCACGCAGGGTCGCCGCCCTGCTGCGGCACCTGCTGCCCAGCGTGGTGGTCCCCTCCGTGCTCGCCGCCGTCGACCTCACCGAGAGCAGGGGGGCTGCGGTACAGGCCGAACTGGAGGCCCTGCGCCCCCGGCCGCAGCCGGCACCGGTCAGCTGA